Proteins from one Rhineura floridana isolate rRhiFlo1 chromosome 16, rRhiFlo1.hap2, whole genome shotgun sequence genomic window:
- the LOC133371501 gene encoding transforming growth factor beta activator LRRC32-like, giving the protein MAFLYGCFILWPLLLPLPVLLSAQPDWEETPKPLPCQKISLYISCKGRGFSTFPQGLGYGIKRIDVSHNAILNLTESDTATLEHLEQLDLGSNRLQWVSERALKHLVRLHSLILATNHLHRDYNSNAKAFLALVSLVALDLSANNLDNDMVALYLHSLPSLERLDLSRNHVTRLSESIFQGMPKLREINMKSNYIAEIEEGAFTLLSGLEVLNLAMNSLPCISGFSLTQLRILNLSYNMLEFFEVAEGGLASGEAPYQLQALDLSHNRLVLLPLLPRRNQLGHLNVSHNTIALLAASSTRTELYSPGHYRRPWDMSSANLRLRKVTDLDLSNNHLESFPVRFLYSLNSLQSLSMGMNCLQDITVELPTNCSFQSPDANRRQPGVGVRQDLISLSVRKLDLQGNAIHYLPQCFFDIMPDLEAVDMSLNNIQLCRAWNVSKRERPSAERENCTSFQRIPRLRHLSLRGNNLGTVHSHQFSHTPLSSLDLSENKGLSMPGAALEGLESSLQELSLRGSQMKISGLNFPCLGVLKRLDLSENKLSLLPRSLHCAPLEKLNIRANRLPSLEEATVMHLARSLQSMSVAGNPFSCCELQWLDVLGASAITVPDLDETLCYYRDRGKNFTARISDKDAVHLCPPEAPRASLAVLMACLCSLCLPCSICYFVKKGKKHMPLYLGFLSNKVDPAPYLSKETSGQTATDNITKV; this is encoded by the coding sequence ATCTCGCTTTACATATCCTGCAAAGGCCGAGGCTTCTCCACTTTTCCACAGGGACTTGGCTATGGAATTAAGCGGATTGATGTCTCTCATAATGCCATCTTAAACCTGACAGAGAGTGACACAGCCACTCTAGAGCACTTGGAGCAGCTGGACCTGGGCTCAAACCGCCTGCAGTGGGTGTCAGAGAGAGCCCTGAAGCACCTTGTCCGCCTTCACTCTCTGATCCTAGCCACAAACCATCTCCAtcgggactacaactccaatgcAAAAGCTTTCCTGGCGCTGGTGAGTTTGGTAGCCCTTGACCTCTCGGCAAACAACTTAGACAATGACATGGTGGCTTTGTACCTTCACAGCCTCCCCTCTTTAGAGCGGCTGGACCTCTCCAGGAACCACGTGACTCGACTGTCAGAGAGCATCTTCCAAGGCATGCCAAAGCTAAGGGAGATCAACATGAAAAGCAATTACATTGCAGAGATTGAGGAAGGAGCTTTTACCCTGCTGAGCGGCTTGGAGGTGCTGAACTTGGCCATGAATTCCCTTCCCTGCATCTCAGGCTTCAGCCTAACCCAGCTGCGCATTTTAAACCTCAGCTACAACATGCTGGAGTTCTTTGAGGTAGCAGAAGGAGGGCTGGCTAGTGGGGAGGCTCCCTACCAGCTGCAGGCCTTGGACCTCAGTCACAACCGGCTGGTTCTCCTCCCGCTGCTCCCCAGAAGAAACCAGCTGGGGCATCTCAACGTCTCACACAACACCATTGCCCTCTTGGCAGCCAGCTCCACCAGGACAGAGTTATATTCACCTGGTCATTACAGGCGGCCCTGGGACATGTCCAGTGCCAATCTTCGCTTGAGAAAGGTAACCGACTTGGATCTGAGCAACAACCATCTGGAATCATTTCCAGTCAGATTCCTTTACAGCTTGAATTCTCTCCAGTCTCTTAGCATGGGTATGAACTGCCTTCAGGACATCACTGTAGAACTGCCCACTAATTGCAGTTTTCAGAGCCCTGATGCCAACAGAAGACAGCCTGGGGTTGGGGTTAGGCAGGACCTCATCTCGCTGTCAGTGAGGAAGCTGGATCTCCAAGGAAATGCCATACATTACTTGCCACAATGTTTTTTTGACATTATGCCTGATCTGGAGGCAGTGGACATGAGTCTCAACAACATCCAGCTCTGTAGGGCATGGAATGTCTCCAAGAGAGAACGCCCTTCAGCTGAAAGAGAGAACTGCACAAGCTTCCAGCGCATCCCCCGGCTCAGGCACCTCAGCTTGCGTGGGAACAACCTTGGCACAGTGCACAGCCATCAGTTCAGTCACACCCCTTTGTCTTCTCTGGACCTGTCGGAGAACAAGGGCTTGTCCATGCCAGGAGCTGCTTTGGAGGGTCTGGAATCTTCTTTGCAGGAGCTCTCTTTAAGAGGAAGCCAGATGAAGATCTCTGGCCTGAACTTCCCTTGCCTTGGGGTGCTGAAAAGACTGGACTTGTCAGAAAACAAGCTGAGCCTTTTGCCTCGCAGCCTGCATTGTGCTCCACTGGAGAAGCTGAACATCCGAGCAAACCGCCTGCCGAGCTTAGAGGAAGCTACAGTCATGCACCTGGCAAGGAGTCTCCAGTCCATGTCTGTGGCAGGGAATCCCTTCAGCTGCTGTGAGCTGCAATGGCTAGATGTCCTAGGTGCCTCGGCTATCACTGTGCCAGATTTGGACGAAACCCTGTGTTATTACCGTGACAGGGGCAAAAACTTTACAGCTCGGATCAGCGACAAAGATGCTGTGCACCTTTGCCCTCCTGAGGCACCCAGGGCCTCGCTGGCTGTGCTGATGGCTTGTCTTTGCTCGCTTTGTCTTCCCTGTAGCATCTGTTACTTTGTGAAAAAGGGCAAGAAGCACATGCCGCTCTACTTGGGATTCCTGAGCAACAAGGTGGACCCCGCTCCGTATCTGAGCAAGGAGACAAGTGGACAGACCGCAACAGACAACATCACAAAAGTCTAG